AACATCCTCCGCCACGGCGGGGAGAAGTGGGTAACGTGACACAGCCCTGACCTTGAGATCCAAAGGCACAGAAATCCACTTCTGGGAGTGGGAAGATGAGGATGAGGTCTGGCAGCAGGCGggtccctgctcccaccctggccagggggagatggggagatacTGACAAAGAAAAGAGCTCCAGAGCTGCTGTGTCCTCATGGGGACCTGACCTGTGGGCCAGGTGGGAAGGCTGCTGACATTAAAGCCCCCCAAGCGTCCACAGAATACTTGAGGGTCTCACACTGTGTGTACCCTATACACTCTAAAAGGTCGCTGCTGACCTCGCCGTCAGCCCCACCCTCCAGAACTCAGCTAGGACCATCTTCAGACACCTCCCTGGTTCCTGCTTCCTCTAGAGGTTTCCCTCctcagggcacagagcagggcccaggctccCTTCCAAATTCTAACAGCTCCCAGGAGGAGAGGGTCACTGGGACACAATGCCATGACTACTCCAAGATCGTGGGTCTTGGGCCATCAGAAGACCCCCTACAGCTCTGCACTGGACGTGTACAAAACGATTCCGGAGTCGCGAATCCGAGGGGCACCACCCGCTGCCAGCCCGGGGCCTCGTCCCTCTGGTCTCCAACGAATGCCCCCAGGCCCAAGAGGCTAGAGGCTGGGCACAGCTGGGGCCCTCGGACATGCCCAGGGCCCAGTGCGTGCCCTTCTGTCTCCCCAGAGGGCCCAGGGAAGAGACCCAAAGCTGCTTTCGTTGCAACCCCGGTCGCCAGAGCTCCCACCTTTAATGCGGGCGGCTGGAGCTGTGCGAGCTCACGCCAGGAGCCACTGCGCCGGTTTAACCCGACTAGTAGGGGTAAAGAAATAAACGAAATTGTCACATTGGTTACCCCAGCATTCTTTCTCCTTTGCATAAGGTCGATTCCAGAGGCTCCCCGACTCCCCCAGGAGCGGGCCAAGGCCTCAAGTACACGAAGGGGCAGCCATGATTGGTAAAGAAATCGGCAGCTAGGCTGCAGCTCAGAAGCCGGGATCCGAACCCACAGCCTCCTGGCGCGCTGGCCTGTCTCAGCTGAGATGTGGGGCCACGTTCCTTTGGGTGCGCTCGGTCCACGATCAGGACAGATTTCGGGGAAGGCTCAATCTCTGCTCGGAGACCGGACGACTCGGAGCCCGCTGGGCTCACTGCGGGAGGTGGTGCACACCGGGTGGAGCCCAGTGACCCCGCCAGAGGGCCAGGGGCACAGCGCAGACATCGGCCACCTGGCCCCCAGGAGGAAAATCGGGCTTTTAATCCTCTAGAGCTTTACGAAACCCCGACAGAACGCAGGGAGGCTCCGTCCTCACCTAACGaacgggggtggggaggttgaTTAGGGCACCGCCGGCTCCCGGCTCTTAATCGCTCTGAGCCTGTATTagcgcccccagcccccagcgggTACGTCTATACACAGGGTAGGGAtcccagggctgggggaagggacagcGAATGGCTGAGCTTAGAGGGCTCGGCGGAACCGGGCGACCCCTGACTCCGAGGCGGCGCCCTCACGGCCCAGTTGCCAGGATGCGCGCACGGGTGAGGGACCCGGCACGGCGTCCAGCTGCCGACGCCGAGGCAGAGCTCTGGGGCCTCGGGTGCTCGATAGCTCTAACAAGGATATGGGGATAGGCGCAGGGCGGCTGGGTGTCTCGGCCGCGTGCTCCAAGGCTCCCAGGATGGGTGGCCCCGAAGCAGAGGCGAGCTGGAGGTCTGAGACTACGTTCCCCTAGAGACTGGGCGGGGCCGTCCTGGGGCCACAGAAATGGTAACGACCCATCGAGAAGCCCGGAGAGGGGGCTGGAGAAACTAGCTCTGGGAGCAGGAACTCTCCCCCAGCCCAGATCGGCGCCTGCCTCCCAGCCCTGCGTTTCCACCTGAGCCCACCAGGGCGGCGAAACGCCGACGCGACCCCTGATCGGTTGCCCAGAGAGGTGCTTGGGCCAGCACCGATACGCACCTCGCCAAACACAATCCGCACCCAAACCGCGCGGCCGCCGCGGGCCCGGGTCGCAacggggtgtgggggaggggggggcgcacAGGCCGACTCCACCGGGGGACCCAGGACCACGGAACCGCGTGCGCACCTCTGCCGGAAGGCGCGGGAGAGTAGGGAGGCCGCACTGCAGCGTCATCCCCGAAGGCCGGCCGCCCGCCCAAACCGGGTTCTAGGACTGCTCGCCCCGGGGCGCCCGCCTCCACCTTCTCTTCCTCGCGGGCGCTGGCCcttcccggccccgccccggacACTCACCTGCGCCGGCTCCGGGCTGGGCGCACCGCCGCCTCCCAGCTCCAGCTCCGTGCGGAGTCCACAtgggaaaaacaagataaaaagggCCCTGGTTCGGAGCCGGCCAGATGGACGGAACCCGGGGCGCAGGCGGGCCGAGGGCGGCGCCCCTAACCTCCACAGCGCTACGCGGGAGGAGGCGGCGCCCGAGCGCGGAGTCCGGCGGGGGAACAAAGAGGAGCCGGGATGGGGCCGCGCGCTTCCTGGGTGTCGGGTGACAGGTCTGCTGGGGGAGGCCCCGGCCCTGCCACCTGAGGAGGAGCCGCCTCCGCGCGGCAGGCGGGGCCGGGCAGGAGAGACACAGGGGCCCCGAAGGCCGAGGGAAAGGGTGAGCCGGGCGCCCCGGATTGTGCGGCGGGAGAGAGGCCCGCCGGCTCCGGCGCAGAGGTGTAGGGACTCGACGGGAGCGCAGAGATAATGACTCTGGGAGGGTTTACCGCCCCCTgggccccgcccgccccccgcgCTGCGCTATTGGTTCAGGTGCcttgaggcggggaggggcagggggcgggccGAGGATGATTCACCTTGAATGTGGCTCGGGTTGGTGCACAGCGCAGGGCACGCCCGACCGGGACTGCGGAGACTCTGGGAGCCCCGCCTGCTTGCCCAACCCGGCCGGGGCTGGCCCCAAGGGGTCTCGCCGCCCGCCTTctacccctgcctcctgccctcagGCTAGGGTGCCGCAGGCCAAGGTGCGCCCCGACGCCCTGCTACCCCGCCGCCCTCTAAGCCCGGAGCTAGCCGAGGTGTGTGTAGAGTAGCGTGCTTGGAAATATGAccctgtgctgggggaggggaagtgcgTTTGGAGCTGGGACGCCCTGTGGGGCCACTGGACGGACCTCCGCAGTCTCCCCGGCAGAAAGGTGCGCAAGTCTGACCTGTGTCAGCGGGCCCACGCGGAcccagggctgcagggctggaGTGGGGACGAGGAGGCTCCCCTCTACCTCCTCACCCACCTACGCTTGCCCAGCTCTGCGGCCTCACAGGTGTCTGGCCACTGCGCCGCGGGAACAAAGGCTGCCTGTCccggaagggggagggggagaggagacgCCCCCAGACCCGTTCccatctccctttcttcccccaacccctctccTGCTGCAGTGGCTCccccgggagggggcggggcgggcctaGGTTGGCGCGCAGACGCTGATTAGATACTTCTCTGCGGTCCTTTGCTCCGATACCATTCGGAGCATTccgaggggcggggcaggggctaGGAGACAACCAGGCTGTTAGCGTTGAGGTGGCCTCTTCCTACTTCCCCAGCATCCTCAGCACCCCAGCGCCTccgccctctccctctgctttggGCGCCCTTCCCAGTCCCGgcccctcctggcctccccaGACGGCAACCACAGTTCAAAACCAGATTAAAATAAAACGTTAATCCGTCCTCCTCCCTTTTAGCTCCTATTTTCCCTTTTGAACCTCGCAGGTCTGGCGGCTGAGATGCCCCTAAAAAGGAGAGTGCTTAGCCAATGCCCCCCACCAAATCTAAAACTCTCTTGTATTAAAATTGAAGACCGTTAGCACGCTCTTCTGGGATCCAGCGAAGGCAGAAAGTAGGCAGTGGTGACGCGGCGGCAGGGTCCATAGTCCCCActaccccaggccctgcccagcagggaggggccgagagtTGAGGTGCGGATACAAACCGTTAAATAGGTCCGACTCCTGGGCGGGGCCTGCTCAAACCCTGCTTGTCTCAGCTAGGGGAAGAGGCCAGATCCCCCCACCCGAGGCAGCCCGCCCGGGCGAGTCGCGGGGCTTCGGTGACCTTCTTAAAGAATAGCCCGAGATGAGGCGTGGTGAGCCAGGACCCGGACAGGGGAGATCTTGAGCAAAGCGCGGGGCCCAATGGGCcaaaggaggggcggggggtcGTTCCACGTTAACCCCTCCCCGGCCGGCACGCATTCCCCTGCCTGGCCGAGTCGTCCTGAACTTCCCTGGCTCTGCCCCCAGCCGCGCCCTACCTGCTCCCCGAGAGCCGTGGGATGCTGGGTGGTAGGGGCGCGGTGTGGCAGGAACCGCAAAACCAGAGGGCTGGCAAGGCCGGCTGCGAGTGGCCCCCGCGGCCTGTCGCGCCCTCTTTATAgcgcgcgccccgccccccgtGCCCGGCGCGCCCCGCCCGGGCCCA
The Panthera uncia isolate 11264 chromosome A2, Puncia_PCG_1.0, whole genome shotgun sequence genome window above contains:
- the LOC125930469 gene encoding basic salivary proline-rich protein 2-like — protein: MAELRGLGGTGRPLTPRRRPHGPVARMRARPGEGAGETSSGSRNSPPAQIGACLPALRFHLSPPGRRNADATPDRLPREVLGPAPIRTSPNTIRTQTARPPRARVATGCGGGGGAQADSTGGPRTTEPRAHLCRKARESREAALQRHPRRPAARPNRVLGLLAPGRPPPPSLPRGRWPFPAPPRTLTCAGSGLGAPPPPSSSSVRSPHGKNKIKRALVRSRPDGRNPGRRRAEGGAPNLHSATREEAAPERGVRRGNKEEPGWGRALPGCRVTGLLGEAPALPPEEEPPPRGRRGRAGETQGPRRPRERVSRAPRIVRRERGPPAPAQRCRDSTGAQR